One part of the Halopenitus persicus genome encodes these proteins:
- a CDS encoding glycosyltransferase: MSATLGIVVPAFRPDVDRLTAYVRSLADGLAPETIRIELDDPEPAVREALREALEPPAQVNAVDRRRGKGAAVTAGFEALEADVLAFFDADGATDAAAAAAVVEPVRDGTADLAVGSRRHPESVVQSHQTVLRRALGDGFAWLARRVLGPSLYDYQCGAKAITAETWRRLRDDVYEPGFAWDIELVALAGAYGARIREVPIRWEDQPGSTVDPIRDTARMFRGLAVAYHRSAVVSGSRLHRLLPIDPGPSLRERLHEAAHPDGSRGDPT, from the coding sequence ATGTCCGCGACGCTCGGGATCGTCGTTCCCGCGTTCCGCCCCGACGTCGACCGGCTCACGGCGTACGTCCGGTCGCTCGCCGACGGGCTTGCCCCGGAGACGATCCGGATCGAACTCGACGATCCCGAGCCGGCGGTTCGTGAGGCGCTTCGGGAGGCGCTCGAGCCCCCTGCCCAGGTCAACGCGGTCGATCGCCGCCGGGGGAAGGGTGCCGCGGTGACCGCCGGGTTCGAGGCGCTCGAGGCCGACGTCCTCGCCTTCTTCGACGCCGACGGCGCGACCGACGCCGCGGCGGCCGCCGCCGTCGTCGAGCCCGTCCGCGACGGGACGGCCGACCTCGCGGTCGGATCCCGGCGGCACCCGGAGTCGGTCGTGCAGTCCCACCAGACCGTCCTCCGACGGGCGCTCGGCGACGGGTTCGCGTGGCTCGCCCGCCGCGTCCTCGGCCCCTCGCTGTACGACTACCAGTGCGGCGCGAAGGCGATCACGGCCGAGACGTGGCGCCGGCTTCGCGACGACGTCTACGAGCCGGGGTTCGCCTGGGACATCGAGCTCGTCGCGCTCGCGGGCGCGTACGGCGCCCGGATACGCGAGGTCCCGATCCGCTGGGAGGACCAGCCCGGATCCACGGTCGACCCGATCCGCGACACCGCCCGGATGTTCCGCGGGCTCGCGGTCGCGTACCACCGGTCCGCGGTCGTCTCCGGCAGCCGGCTGCATCGGTTGCTCCCGATCGATCCCGGGCCGTCGCTTCGCGAACGGCTGCACGAAGCCGCCCATCCGGACGGATCGCGAGGGGATCCGACGTGA
- a CDS encoding DUF2298 domain-containing protein: MEVLLVGRWLLAFAVLSALAVPIAARLFRWAPGRGVGLAPILAIAVLTTAGYWVGRVSFGVEALAAGLLALGAGSLGASIDTGAARRGSLSLADDAIPSGQRAIGSALLVFLGAFTLVLLIRAADPAITPVGGEKFLDYSLLRSLLRAETLPPLDPWFAGEAVNYYYGGHLAAALMTILSGVPPAYAYNLSLATVYACLIAAVFELARGIAVDRIGDRTGGRNDPGNGTQHDHAAAPRLAAGAGVAAAAAVGLASNLATVRSLLERLGSGSAAEAEPFHYWDASRVIEGTINEFPFFAFLNGDLHAHMMGAPFLVLGTAIAYAYWRTPEDELRRRRLLVFGVIPALGGTIAVVHTWDLATLFGVVWLAATFAPARPLTLLPGSSVRSFDGDFDAGGDSDTDPGSDRSVLREEIERTGGALVVTALAAGIGGMLAAPFLLGASSGQEPALVPPGRRSGLGGLLTVHGAFLAAFLAFLIGRLAGTNSRLAGISPLLVGLAAVVGSGLLVGVSAIAVVAPPLVLGWVALRADRGVGFETALIIGGAGLVGLVEIVHVAEQAGPGRLNTVFKTYFQVWTLWGIAAGVVLSELWAAGVTGTDLRKSTAAALPAGRTVARVLVVLLVVSTLPYAALALDGHFDRHDVGTLDATAFVAADHPGEAPAIAWIDEHATREDVLLEAPGTTRSPEGLAQAAEPGMYTWRANPASSVTGIPTVAGWDHEVGYRGVEPYERRVAAVDRAYAGTTVERVRTLDAYGVTYVWVGPTERERYGENVAFDHLEGVSVAYETDRVTIYRVDQDALPG; this comes from the coding sequence ATGGAGGTCCTCCTCGTCGGACGGTGGCTCCTCGCGTTCGCGGTCCTCTCCGCGCTCGCGGTCCCGATCGCGGCTCGCCTGTTCCGGTGGGCGCCCGGACGCGGCGTCGGGCTCGCTCCGATCCTCGCGATCGCCGTCCTCACGACGGCGGGCTACTGGGTCGGCCGCGTCAGCTTCGGCGTCGAGGCCCTCGCCGCCGGACTCCTCGCGCTGGGTGCCGGCTCGCTGGGGGCGTCGATCGACACCGGTGCGGCGCGGCGTGGATCGCTCTCGCTTGCGGACGACGCGATCCCGTCCGGTCAGCGAGCCATCGGCAGCGCTCTCCTCGTCTTTCTGGGTGCGTTCACGCTCGTCCTGCTGATCCGCGCTGCCGATCCCGCGATCACCCCGGTCGGCGGCGAGAAGTTCCTCGATTACAGCCTGCTCCGGAGCCTGCTCAGGGCGGAGACGCTGCCCCCGCTCGACCCCTGGTTCGCCGGCGAGGCGGTGAACTACTACTACGGCGGCCATCTCGCGGCCGCGCTGATGACTATCCTGTCGGGGGTCCCGCCCGCGTACGCGTACAACCTCTCGCTTGCGACCGTCTACGCCTGTCTGATCGCCGCCGTCTTCGAGCTCGCCCGCGGGATCGCCGTCGATCGCATCGGCGACCGGACCGGTGGACGGAACGATCCGGGGAACGGAACGCAGCACGACCACGCCGCCGCCCCACGTCTCGCCGCTGGTGCCGGCGTCGCCGCGGCCGCGGCAGTCGGCCTGGCCAGCAACCTCGCGACGGTACGGTCGCTTCTCGAACGCCTCGGATCGGGATCGGCCGCCGAGGCGGAGCCGTTTCACTATTGGGACGCGAGCCGCGTCATCGAGGGGACGATAAACGAGTTCCCGTTCTTCGCGTTCCTCAACGGCGACCTCCACGCGCACATGATGGGCGCGCCGTTCCTCGTGCTCGGGACGGCGATCGCCTACGCCTACTGGCGAACCCCCGAAGACGAGCTGCGCCGCCGCCGGCTGCTCGTCTTCGGCGTGATACCCGCCCTCGGCGGGACGATCGCGGTCGTCCACACCTGGGACCTAGCGACGCTGTTCGGCGTGGTCTGGCTCGCCGCGACGTTCGCTCCCGCGCGCCCGCTCACGCTGCTCCCGGGCAGCAGCGTACGTTCGTTCGACGGCGATTTCGATGCCGGCGGAGATTCCGACACCGACCCCGGATCCGACCGATCCGTCCTTCGTGAGGAGATCGAGCGAACCGGCGGGGCGCTCGTCGTGACGGCCCTGGCAGCGGGAATCGGCGGGATGCTCGCCGCGCCGTTCCTGCTCGGGGCGAGCAGCGGTCAGGAGCCGGCCCTCGTGCCCCCGGGCCGGCGATCGGGGCTCGGCGGACTACTGACCGTTCACGGCGCGTTCCTCGCAGCGTTCCTCGCGTTCCTGATCGGTCGACTCGCCGGAACCAACTCGCGTCTCGCCGGAATCAGCCCGCTCCTCGTCGGCCTCGCGGCGGTGGTTGGGAGCGGTCTCCTCGTCGGCGTCTCCGCGATCGCGGTCGTCGCCCCGCCGTTGGTCCTCGGCTGGGTCGCGCTCCGGGCCGATCGCGGGGTGGGCTTCGAAACGGCGCTGATCATCGGCGGGGCCGGGCTCGTCGGGCTCGTCGAGATCGTCCACGTGGCCGAACAGGCGGGACCGGGACGGCTCAACACCGTTTTTAAGACGTACTTCCAGGTCTGGACGTTGTGGGGGATCGCCGCCGGCGTGGTCCTCTCGGAGCTCTGGGCGGCCGGGGTCACCGGAACCGACCTTCGGAAGTCAACGGCGGCGGCGCTCCCCGCCGGTCGAACCGTTGCACGCGTTCTCGTCGTCCTGCTCGTCGTCTCGACGCTGCCGTACGCCGCGCTCGCGCTCGACGGGCACTTCGACCGGCACGACGTCGGAACGCTCGATGCGACCGCCTTCGTCGCCGCCGACCATCCCGGGGAAGCCCCGGCGATCGCGTGGATCGACGAGCACGCGACCCGCGAGGACGTGCTGTTGGAGGCGCCCGGAACCACCCGGTCCCCGGAGGGTCTCGCACAGGCGGCCGAGCCGGGGATGTACACCTGGCGGGCGAACCCCGCTTCTTCGGTGACGGGAATCCCGACGGTCGCCGGCTGGGACCACGAGGTCGGCTATCGGGGCGTCGAGCCCTACGAACGCCGCGTCGCGGCGGTCGACCGGGCGTACGCCGGGACGACGGTCGAACGCGTCCGAACGCTCGACGCCTACGGTGTGACCTACGTGTGGGTCGGGCCGACGGAGCGCGAACGATACGGCGAGAACGTCGCGTTTGACCACCTCGAGGGGGTGTCGGTCGCCTACGAGACCGACCGCGTGACGATCTATCGAGTCGACCAAGACGCGCTTCCCGGGTGA
- the nth gene encoding endonuclease III yields the protein MGTKRETREAQAGAVIDRLEEEYPDSTISLRYSNRLELLIAVVLSAQCTDERVNAVCADLFEKYETVEDYATADQEELAEDISSITYYNNKAKYIRSAAQDIHEEHDGEVPDTMDELTDLAGVGRKTANVVLQHGHDVVEGIVVDTHVQRLSRRLGLTEETSPERIEADLTGIVPRSKWQEFTHLFIDHGRATCTARNPDCADCVLEDLCPSSKLTADVDLASGEPWE from the coding sequence ATGGGAACCAAACGGGAGACGCGCGAGGCGCAGGCCGGGGCCGTGATCGATCGGCTCGAGGAGGAGTATCCTGACTCGACGATCTCGCTCCGGTACTCGAACCGGCTCGAGCTGTTGATCGCGGTGGTGCTCTCGGCCCAGTGTACCGACGAGCGCGTCAACGCGGTCTGTGCGGACCTCTTCGAGAAGTACGAGACGGTCGAGGACTACGCGACCGCCGACCAGGAGGAGCTGGCCGAGGACATCTCCTCGATCACCTACTACAACAACAAGGCGAAGTACATCCGGTCGGCCGCACAGGACATCCACGAGGAACACGACGGCGAGGTTCCGGACACGATGGACGAGCTGACCGATCTCGCCGGCGTGGGGCGCAAGACGGCCAACGTAGTCCTCCAGCACGGTCACGACGTCGTCGAGGGGATCGTCGTCGACACCCACGTCCAGCGACTCTCCCGACGGCTCGGGCTGACGGAGGAGACGTCTCCGGAACGGATCGAGGCGGACTTGACCGGGATCGTTCCGCGATCGAAGTGGCAGGAGTTCACACATCTGTTCATCGACCACGGACGGGCCACCTGCACCGCGCGGAACCCGGACTGTGCGGACTGCGTGCTCGAGGACCTCTGTCCGTCCTCGAAGCTGACTGCCGATGTCGACCTGGCGAGCGGCGAGCCCTGGGAGTGA
- a CDS encoding DUF7321 family protein — protein sequence MVEESIVAVAVAVTVTASLPCFLYGAWVMIDAEVVTWDLLVYHLKFVGVGLVLTTVPMVGWMIPRLFDQLSGTAAVHAFFGVQAYALLTFALTGIVHILRAKRNADLYRDPDQDVDIDELHEDMSHWRTRLRVGVFGYTILWILAWLTGLYRLLNLHLL from the coding sequence ATGGTCGAGGAGTCGATCGTGGCGGTCGCCGTCGCCGTCACGGTCACGGCGAGTCTCCCGTGTTTCCTGTACGGGGCGTGGGTGATGATCGACGCCGAGGTCGTCACGTGGGACCTCCTCGTCTACCACCTGAAGTTCGTCGGGGTCGGGCTCGTGTTGACGACGGTCCCGATGGTCGGCTGGATGATCCCGCGGCTGTTCGACCAGTTGTCCGGGACTGCGGCCGTGCATGCCTTCTTCGGCGTCCAGGCGTACGCGCTGTTGACCTTCGCGCTCACCGGCATCGTTCATATCCTCCGCGCGAAGCGAAACGCCGATCTCTATCGGGACCCCGACCAGGACGTCGACATCGACGAGCTGCACGAGGACATGAGCCACTGGCGAACTCGGCTCCGAGTCGGCGTGTTCGGATACACGATCCTGTGGATCCTCGCGTGGCTCACCGGGCTCTACCGGCTGCTGAATCTCCACCTTCTGTAG
- a CDS encoding DUF7319 domain-containing protein, giving the protein MTEPAGPVDRGSDGSPADPETQTDVETLREEVERKYDFDNFGPADMAKMTVEEWEAAFDPETWITGTELLDRVERELKNRIASRDVFATFERERLDGVASLVVYSDEGYAVVSESGDVRGQGTVLRDVEPIVALCSMEAYDVPEPPENWALPDPDDVTEGTNEIGNLMMQIVAGIQLIAGAALFGAWIFAGVETLVAPAMGILFLLGGLFFFSTVANARLSDRFRSAEYRDRLRALRTARERSDVPPAAGETPGGNEASSAENDAPSNDADPDTIGADDGPTDRGENA; this is encoded by the coding sequence ATGACGGAGCCTGCCGGTCCGGTCGACAGGGGAAGCGACGGCTCGCCGGCGGACCCCGAGACGCAAACGGACGTCGAGACCCTCCGCGAGGAGGTCGAGCGGAAGTACGACTTCGACAACTTCGGGCCGGCGGACATGGCGAAGATGACCGTCGAGGAGTGGGAGGCCGCCTTCGATCCCGAGACGTGGATAACGGGGACGGAGCTGCTCGACCGCGTCGAGCGGGAACTGAAGAACCGGATCGCGAGTCGCGACGTCTTCGCGACCTTCGAGCGGGAGCGGCTGGACGGGGTCGCTAGCCTGGTCGTGTACTCCGATGAGGGGTACGCCGTCGTCTCCGAGTCCGGCGACGTGCGGGGGCAGGGAACGGTGCTGCGCGACGTCGAGCCGATCGTCGCGCTCTGCTCGATGGAGGCCTACGACGTTCCCGAACCGCCGGAGAACTGGGCGCTTCCCGATCCCGATGACGTCACCGAGGGAACGAACGAGATCGGGAACCTGATGATGCAGATCGTCGCGGGCATCCAGCTGATCGCCGGCGCCGCCCTGTTCGGCGCGTGGATCTTCGCCGGCGTCGAGACGCTGGTTGCGCCCGCGATGGGGATCCTCTTCCTGCTCGGCGGACTGTTTTTCTTCTCGACGGTCGCCAACGCCCGGCTCTCGGACCGCTTCCGGTCGGCCGAATACCGGGACCGGCTCCGCGCGCTCCGGACGGCACGCGAGCGGTCCGACGTGCCCCCGGCCGCGGGTGAGACGCCTGGCGGGAACGAGGCGTCTTCCGCGGAGAACGATGCACCATCGAACGACGCCGATCCGGACACGATCGGCGCGGACGACGGACCGACGGACCGCGGCGAGAACGCCTGA
- a CDS encoding halocyanin domain-containing protein produces MKRREFMRTAGGSAAAVAATSAAAGTAAAQEVRPVWPSAVEGNVNSYTDARGQDEVTISVGAGDGLAFDPTKVWVDPGTTIVWEWTGNGGDHNVHAVEGPASFESQITGEEGFTFEYETSEEDAGITHYQCDPHAQVGMHGGIAVGENIETEEVGGANTGWPENVHDIGVPLHAHWVGLIVAVAITLTCIFTFYVLKYGESAHTGHGDR; encoded by the coding sequence ATGAAACGGCGGGAGTTTATGCGTACGGCCGGCGGGTCAGCGGCCGCGGTCGCCGCCACGAGCGCGGCGGCCGGCACGGCCGCGGCCCAGGAGGTGCGACCCGTGTGGCCCTCGGCGGTGGAGGGAAACGTGAACAGCTACACGGACGCCCGCGGACAGGACGAGGTAACGATCTCGGTGGGCGCGGGCGACGGCCTCGCGTTCGACCCGACGAAGGTGTGGGTCGACCCCGGCACGACCATCGTCTGGGAGTGGACGGGTAACGGCGGCGACCACAACGTCCACGCGGTCGAGGGCCCCGCCTCCTTCGAGAGCCAGATCACCGGCGAAGAGGGCTTCACCTTCGAGTACGAGACCTCCGAGGAGGACGCCGGCATCACCCACTACCAGTGTGACCCCCACGCACAGGTCGGCATGCACGGCGGCATCGCCGTCGGCGAGAACATCGAGACCGAGGAGGTCGGCGGTGCCAACACGGGCTGGCCGGAGAACGTCCACGACATCGGCGTACCGCTGCACGCCCACTGGGTCGGGCTGATCGTCGCCGTCGCGATCACGTTGACGTGCATCTTCACGTTCTACGTGCTCAAATACGGCGAATCCGCACACACGGGACACGGTGACCGATAA
- a CDS encoding DUF7318 family protein, whose amino-acid sequence MSSGESSYGDIHRYEPARESTAAAIAIVLLTIIEVVFVFLFVYGLMFGWATTENGNMFLGGLLALVFIDLAFILALYRKEFLPDVMVVKKRRRKWEDLYVREEDVEGESLTDPEDTWETVKRAVYPYYKR is encoded by the coding sequence ATGAGTTCGGGTGAATCCTCCTACGGCGACATTCATCGGTACGAACCGGCACGCGAGAGTACGGCGGCCGCGATCGCGATCGTCCTGTTGACGATCATCGAGGTCGTGTTCGTGTTCCTGTTCGTCTACGGCCTGATGTTCGGCTGGGCGACGACCGAGAACGGGAATATGTTCCTCGGCGGGCTGCTCGCGCTGGTGTTCATCGATCTCGCGTTCATCCTCGCGCTGTATCGAAAGGAGTTCCTCCCGGACGTGATGGTCGTCAAAAAGCGGCGGCGCAAGTGGGAGGACCTCTACGTTCGTGAGGAGGACGTCGAGGGCGAATCCCTCACGGACCCCGAAGACACCTGGGAGACGGTGAAACGCGCCGTCTACCCGTACTACAAACGGTGA
- a CDS encoding cytochrome b, protein MSLEKKDEFDHDAWLKRKDLTAVETAFLTTLIWMDKRLRIVDYLELLETLYYRINLQMPKSHTEQYDLDNKFWYWYPLYSLGSLSIIAYLVAAVSGALLGFYYSPSTAGAAAAGDPTAAWLSIEMIIKDIQFGFMLRSIHRWAAQFMVAAVFLHMLRVYFTGAYKEPREGNWILGVILILLTLLFGYSGYVLPWKQLSFWAAQIGVEMALATPIVGEWAAQLLFGGFTLGQATLVRMYIMHVFLLPFVVTALIALHVGIVWVQGIAEPH, encoded by the coding sequence ATGAGCCTCGAAAAGAAAGACGAATTCGACCACGACGCCTGGCTCAAACGGAAGGACCTGACAGCCGTCGAGACGGCCTTCCTAACCACGCTTATCTGGATGGACAAACGGCTCCGAATCGTCGACTATCTGGAGCTGCTGGAGACGCTGTACTACCGGATCAACCTCCAGATGCCCAAGAGCCACACCGAACAGTACGACCTCGACAACAAGTTCTGGTATTGGTATCCCCTCTACTCGCTGGGGTCGCTGTCGATCATCGCGTACCTCGTCGCGGCGGTCTCCGGCGCGCTGCTGGGCTTTTATTATTCACCCTCGACTGCCGGCGCCGCAGCGGCCGGCGATCCGACCGCCGCCTGGTTGTCGATCGAGATGATCATCAAGGACATCCAGTTCGGATTCATGCTGCGGTCGATCCACCGCTGGGCTGCGCAGTTCATGGTGGCGGCGGTGTTCCTCCATATGTTGCGCGTCTACTTCACCGGCGCCTACAAAGAGCCCCGCGAGGGCAACTGGATCCTGGGCGTCATCCTCATCCTGTTGACGCTGCTGTTCGGATACTCCGGCTACGTGCTGCCGTGGAAGCAGCTGTCCTTCTGGGCCGCACAGATCGGCGTCGAGATGGCGCTCGCAACCCCGATCGTGGGTGAGTGGGCGGCACAGCTCCTGTTCGGCGGGTTCACTCTCGGACAGGCGACGCTCGTACGGATGTACATTATGCACGTGTTCCTGTTGCCCTTCGTCGTGACGGCGCTCATCGCGCTACACGTCGGCATCGTGTGGGTACAGGGCATCGCGGAGCCACACTAG
- a CDS encoding cytochrome b family protein, with protein MTDQHTPTDATGTDEREPLTDGGTDDEPRTDGGPPATIPPDDETPTWSERKERSQGLSRLTYEYFERARREDQDLRQESTYVERDVLGFPAWPHETIRNLAITSFFVGIIILVSATIPMYFENPANASSTPSIILPDWYLYWSFGLLKLNPINPGLAVLDGELVFSHEFFGVLAHGLIIGVIALVPFLNKGNARRPVEQPFWSAVGVMGALLSVSLAALAIQNFFPIELELLFTLVFVLPFLAGVVTYAVLKTMREGYMYDLNKRYYRLRPPQ; from the coding sequence ATGACCGACCAGCACACACCCACCGACGCGACCGGCACCGACGAACGGGAACCGCTGACGGACGGCGGGACCGACGACGAACCACGAACCGACGGCGGCCCGCCGGCGACGATCCCGCCGGACGACGAGACGCCGACCTGGAGCGAGCGGAAGGAGCGAAGCCAGGGACTCTCGCGACTGACCTACGAGTACTTCGAGCGGGCACGTCGTGAGGACCAGGACCTCCGGCAGGAGTCGACCTACGTCGAGCGCGACGTGCTCGGCTTCCCCGCCTGGCCCCACGAAACGATCCGCAACCTGGCGATCACGAGCTTCTTCGTCGGGATCATCATCCTCGTCTCGGCGACGATCCCGATGTACTTCGAGAACCCGGCGAACGCAAGCTCGACGCCGTCGATCATCCTGCCGGACTGGTATCTCTACTGGTCGTTCGGCCTGCTGAAGCTCAACCCGATCAATCCCGGCCTGGCCGTCCTGGACGGCGAGCTCGTGTTCTCCCACGAGTTCTTCGGCGTGCTCGCCCACGGACTCATCATCGGCGTCATCGCCCTGGTGCCGTTTCTCAACAAGGGGAACGCGCGCCGGCCGGTCGAGCAGCCGTTCTGGTCGGCGGTCGGCGTGATGGGCGCGCTCCTGTCGGTCTCGCTCGCCGCGCTGGCGATCCAGAACTTCTTCCCGATCGAGCTGGAGCTGCTGTTCACCCTCGTGTTCGTCCTGCCGTTCCTCGCCGGAGTGGTCACCTACGCCGTGTTGAAGACG